A window from Chlamydia gallinacea 08-1274/3 encodes these proteins:
- the topA gene encoding type I DNA topoisomerase, producing the protein MKKSLIVVESPAKIKTLQKLLGKSFIFASSLGHVVDLPAKEFGIDINHDFEPIYRVLPDKQEVINHIRKLAESCDVVYLSPDPDREGEAIAWHIAQQLPKHTKIQRIAFNAITKNAVTEALKHPRPIDMALVNAQQARRLLDRIVGYKISPILSRKLQQRSGISAGRVQSVALKLVVDREKAIETFIPTEYWNIRVLLQDALTEKTFWAHLYAADGKKWEKELPKGKNPEEILLINSKEKAEYYVQRLENASYRVTRVEAKEKRRHASPPFITSTLQQEASRHFRFSSSRTMSIAQTLYEGVELDNEDATGLITYMRTDSTRTDPEALATVRNYIQTTFGLEYLPQAPNLFSTKKMTQDAHEAIRPTDIRLSPDKLQNKLSDEQFKLYSLIWKRFVASQMNPAIYDTLTLTISTNEKIDLRASGSVLKFRGFLVVYEEKHDDDPSQEDNPLLPQLHAQDILEKIQVTAEQAFTKPLPRFTEASLIKELEKSGIGRPSTYATIMNKIQNREYTIKENQRLHPTELGKIISQFLETNFPNIMDIGFTAFMEDELELIADNKKSWKLLLKEFWDQFFPVVTKVEKEAVIPRIVTDIPCSACHKGKLVKIWAKNRYFYGCSEYPECDFKTSEEELTFNKDDYAEATAWDSPCPVCHGPMKIRHGRFGTFLGCLNYPKCRGTITLHKKGEEIEEEEAIPCPAIGCSGKILKKRSRYNKTFYSCSEYPNCSVIGNTIDAVISKYTGTEKTPYEKKTTKKKTLEKNNKNKAKNTTKKKKETSSRKGSLLRPSPELAQILGEEPITRGEATKKIWEYIKKSHLQDPMNKKRLIPDDKLQKIIGSEPIDMFQLPKLLSEHLLKINES; encoded by the coding sequence ATGAAAAAGTCCTTAATCGTAGTGGAATCCCCAGCTAAAATTAAAACTCTACAGAAGCTCTTAGGGAAAAGTTTTATTTTCGCTTCATCACTAGGACATGTGGTTGATCTTCCTGCTAAAGAATTTGGCATCGATATTAATCATGACTTCGAGCCTATTTACCGTGTTCTCCCTGATAAACAAGAAGTGATTAATCACATTCGTAAGTTAGCTGAAAGTTGTGATGTTGTTTATCTATCTCCCGACCCCGATAGAGAAGGAGAAGCTATAGCCTGGCATATTGCCCAGCAACTCCCCAAACATACGAAAATACAGCGCATTGCTTTTAATGCCATTACAAAAAATGCTGTTACTGAAGCCCTAAAACATCCAAGACCTATTGACATGGCTTTAGTTAATGCTCAACAAGCCCGGCGCCTATTAGATCGTATCGTGGGCTATAAGATTTCCCCTATTTTAAGTCGTAAACTGCAACAGCGATCGGGAATATCTGCCGGACGTGTGCAATCTGTAGCATTAAAACTTGTTGTGGATCGAGAAAAAGCTATAGAAACTTTTATCCCTACAGAATATTGGAACATTCGTGTTCTTCTCCAAGATGCACTAACAGAAAAAACGTTCTGGGCACATTTATATGCTGCTGATGGGAAAAAATGGGAAAAAGAACTTCCTAAAGGAAAAAACCCAGAGGAAATTCTATTAATTAATTCAAAAGAGAAAGCCGAATACTATGTGCAACGTTTGGAAAATGCTTCGTATCGCGTAACACGCGTAGAAGCAAAAGAAAAGCGCCGTCATGCCTCTCCCCCATTTATTACATCTACACTCCAACAAGAAGCTAGTCGACATTTTAGATTTTCCTCATCCCGAACTATGTCCATTGCTCAAACTTTATATGAAGGTGTAGAACTAGACAATGAAGACGCAACAGGATTAATCACTTATATGCGTACGGACTCTACGCGTACTGATCCTGAAGCTTTAGCAACAGTTCGAAACTATATTCAAACAACATTTGGACTAGAGTATTTACCTCAGGCTCCAAATCTCTTTTCCACAAAAAAAATGACACAAGATGCTCACGAAGCCATTCGTCCTACAGATATCCGGCTATCCCCTGATAAACTACAAAACAAATTATCCGATGAACAGTTTAAATTATATTCTCTGATTTGGAAACGCTTCGTTGCTTCACAAATGAATCCAGCGATCTATGATACATTAACATTAACGATTTCCACAAATGAGAAAATCGATTTACGTGCCTCGGGTTCTGTATTAAAATTCCGTGGTTTTCTCGTTGTATATGAAGAAAAACACGATGATGATCCTAGCCAAGAAGATAATCCTTTACTTCCTCAATTACATGCCCAAGACATTTTGGAAAAAATTCAAGTTACTGCCGAGCAAGCATTTACCAAGCCACTGCCAAGATTTACAGAGGCTTCTTTAATTAAAGAGCTAGAAAAATCTGGTATAGGCCGTCCTTCAACTTATGCAACGATAATGAATAAAATTCAGAATCGTGAATATACAATTAAAGAAAACCAACGTTTACATCCTACCGAATTAGGGAAAATTATTTCACAATTTCTAGAAACTAACTTCCCTAACATTATGGATATTGGCTTCACAGCATTCATGGAAGATGAACTAGAATTGATTGCTGACAATAAAAAATCTTGGAAATTGCTTCTTAAAGAGTTTTGGGATCAGTTCTTTCCTGTGGTAACCAAAGTAGAAAAAGAAGCTGTGATTCCCCGTATCGTGACAGATATCCCCTGTTCAGCGTGCCATAAAGGAAAACTCGTAAAAATCTGGGCTAAAAACCGCTATTTCTACGGATGTTCAGAATATCCGGAATGTGACTTTAAAACTTCGGAAGAAGAGCTAACCTTTAATAAAGATGATTATGCTGAAGCAACAGCTTGGGATAGTCCTTGTCCTGTATGTCACGGACCAATGAAAATCCGTCATGGGCGTTTTGGTACATTTTTAGGATGCTTAAATTACCCCAAATGTCGTGGTACAATTACCTTGCATAAAAAAGGAGAGGAAATCGAAGAAGAAGAAGCTATCCCTTGCCCCGCTATTGGATGTTCGGGGAAAATTTTGAAAAAGCGCTCACGATACAATAAAACATTTTATTCATGTTCGGAGTATCCCAATTGTAGCGTGATTGGCAATACCATAGATGCGGTAATTAGCAAATACACGGGAACAGAAAAGACTCCCTATGAAAAGAAAACTACAAAGAAAAAAACACTAGAGAAAAACAATAAAAATAAAGCCAAAAATACTACAAAGAAAAAGAAAGAAACTTCTTCACGCAAAGGTTCTTTGCTTAGACCTTCTCCAGAATTAGCACAAATCCTTGGTGAAGAACCCATAACACGTGGAGAGGCTACCAAAAAGATATGGGAATATATTAAAAAGTCCCATCTTCAGGATCCAATGAATAAAAAACGACTAATTCCTGATGATAAACTTCAAAAAATTATTGGATCCGAGCCTATTGACATGTTTCAATTACCTAAGCTATTAAGCGAACACTTACTTAAAATAAATGAATCCTAA
- the dusB gene encoding tRNA dihydrouridine synthase DusB: protein MASSIYIKNLCLRSPVVYAPLAGFSDYPYRRMSSIYHPALMFCEMVKVEGLHYSPLRTLKLLTYSEDMRPIGGQLCGSCPKMAGEAAKMLEDLGFDIIDLNCGCPTDRITKDGSGSGLLKSPSLIGKIIEKITTSVSLPITVKIRSGWDERSINVEETVRIIKEAGASAVFVHGRTRAQGYVGVSNWEYIKRAKIAAGSDFPVFGNGDVFSPEAAKHMLETTKCDGVLIARGTMGAPWIAQQVQDYLTTGTYRHISFSQRKHALMQHLQWVDEYYQSEAKLLMETRKLCGHYLKSAFNVRLLRSALSKATTAQEVYQLIDSYEESDE from the coding sequence ATGGCGTCTTCAATATATATAAAAAATCTTTGTCTTCGTTCTCCTGTAGTTTATGCTCCTTTAGCAGGATTTTCAGATTATCCTTATAGAAGAATGTCTTCCATATACCATCCTGCTTTGATGTTTTGCGAAATGGTCAAGGTGGAAGGACTTCACTATTCTCCCTTGAGAACATTAAAATTACTAACCTATTCTGAAGATATGCGTCCGATAGGGGGACAGCTATGCGGGAGTTGCCCTAAAATGGCCGGGGAAGCTGCTAAAATGTTAGAGGATTTAGGTTTCGATATCATTGATTTAAACTGTGGGTGTCCTACAGATAGGATTACTAAGGATGGTAGTGGATCTGGTTTGTTGAAATCCCCGTCGCTCATAGGGAAAATAATAGAGAAAATTACTACATCTGTGTCTCTTCCTATTACTGTAAAAATACGCTCGGGATGGGATGAACGTAGTATTAATGTTGAAGAAACTGTCCGTATTATTAAAGAGGCAGGGGCGAGTGCTGTTTTTGTACATGGAAGAACGCGAGCTCAAGGTTATGTAGGAGTAAGTAATTGGGAGTATATAAAACGGGCAAAAATTGCTGCAGGCTCCGATTTTCCTGTATTTGGGAATGGCGATGTTTTTTCTCCAGAAGCAGCCAAACATATGTTAGAAACCACGAAATGTGACGGCGTGCTTATTGCTCGAGGAACCATGGGGGCTCCTTGGATTGCTCAGCAAGTGCAGGACTATCTTACAACAGGCACCTACCGACACATTTCTTTTTCTCAAAGGAAACACGCCTTGATGCAACATTTACAGTGGGTGGATGAGTACTATCAAAGTGAAGCGAAGCTTTTGATGGAAACACGAAAATTATGTGGTCACTACTTAAAATCCGCTTTTAATGTACGTTTATTGCGTTCTGCACTATCTAAAGCTACTACAGCACAAGAGGTATATCAACTTATCGATTCTTATGAAGAATCAGATGAATAG
- a CDS encoding YggT family protein — protein sequence MVSYFLRTAINIYSFLILVYILASWIPECRHMSWYRYVYRLVDPYLALFRRFIPRIGFIDISPLVALFCLEAVPFIVIRILRFVVIHIF from the coding sequence ATGGTATCTTATTTTTTGAGAACCGCTATTAATATTTATAGTTTTTTAATTTTAGTGTATATTTTAGCTTCTTGGATTCCCGAATGCCGGCACATGTCCTGGTATCGGTATGTTTATAGGTTAGTAGATCCGTATTTAGCTTTGTTTAGAAGATTTATTCCTCGAATTGGTTTTATTGATATTAGTCCCTTGGTTGCTCTCTTTTGTTTAGAAGCCGTTCCTTTTATTGTGATACGAATCCTACGGTTTGTGGTTATTCATATTTTTTAG